Proteins encoded in a region of the Elaeis guineensis isolate ETL-2024a chromosome 7, EG11, whole genome shotgun sequence genome:
- the LOC105061469 gene encoding uncharacterized protein, translated as MNRTCLMLSYGKPQNRMPSTALDGRVQEKEKSTQRETMSNRRRWSWTSALIGAASASTAATIIWCRPRDPTFHLISITLSSFHLNLPHLDVDLNLTVHVTNPNVVPVRYSAATVSIFYAGSRLGFAQLNAGSQPPMSCQLLRLPARLHALELAHHAPALLADAARREMALDASVDISGTAQVLWWARRFSIHVDSHILVDPIFLEVIDQENHSETHLYLT; from the coding sequence ATGAATCGCACGTGCCTAATGCTCTCGTACGGCAAACCACAAAATCGAATGCCGTCCACCGCCCTAGATGGACGGGTCCAAGAAAAGGAAAAGTCCACACAGAGAGAAACGATGAGCAACCGACGGCGGTGGAGCTGGACCTCCGCCCTGATCGGCGCCGCCTCCGCCTCGACGGCGGCCACCATCATCTGGTGCCGTCCGAGGGACCCCACATTCCACCTCATCTCCATCACCCTCTCCTCCTTCCACCTCAACCTCCCCCACCTCGACGTggacctcaacctcaccgtccaCGTCACCAACCCCAACGTCGTCCCCGTCCGCTACTCCGCCGCCACCGTCTCCATCTTCTACGCTGGATCCCGCCTCGGCTTCGCCCAGCTCAACGCTGGCTCCCAGCCCCCTATGTCCTGCCAGCTCCTCCGCCTACCCGCACGCCTCCACGCCCTCGAGCTCGCCCACCATGCCCCGGCCCTCCTCGCCGACGCCGCCCGCCGCGAGATGGCCCTCGACGCCTCCGTTGACATCTCCGGCACCGCCCAGGTCCTCTGGTGGGCGCGCCGCTTCAGCATCCACGTCGACAGCCACATCCTCGTCGACCCCATCTTCCTCGAGGTCATCGACCAGGAAAACCACTCCGAGACCCACCTCTACCTCACCTAA